The following coding sequences lie in one Mycobacterium sp. DL440 genomic window:
- the gltB gene encoding glutamate synthase large subunit, with the protein MAPSKVGLYNPAYEHDACGVAMVADIHGRRSRDIVDKAITALVNLEHRGAQGAEPNTGDGAGILLQVPDAFLREVCKEQGFDLPSEGSYATGIAFLPQSSRDASTAAEAVEKIVEAEGLKVLGWRPVPTDDSSLGALARDAMPTFRQLFIGGASGMDLERKAYVVRKRAEHELGTKGPGQDGPGRETVYFPSLSGQTFVYKGMLTTPQLKAFYLDLQDERMTSALGIVHSRFSTNTFPSWPLAHPFRRIAHNGEINTVTGNENWMRAREALIRTDVFGTDGLDKIVPVCTPGASDTARFDEVLELLHLGGRSLPHAVLMMIPEAWERHESMDPARRAFYEFHDSLMEPWDGPASVCFTDGTVIGAVLDRNGLRPSRIWVTDDGLVVMASEAGVLPLDPSTVVKKLRLQPGRMFLVDTAQGRIVSDEEIKAQLASEQPYQEWIEAGLFPLDELPPGDYVRMPHHRVVLRQQIFGYTYEELNLLVAPMARTGAEALGSMGTDTPVAILSARPRMLFDYFQQLFAQVTNPPLDAIREEVVTSLQGVIGPEGDLLNPGPESCRQIVLSQPILRNADLSKLICVDPDHEVRGHKHGMRAAVIRCLYPVNRGGQGLKEALDNVRAKVSEAIREGARIIVLSDRESNETMAPIPSLLSVAAVHHHLVRERTRTKVGLVVEAGDAREVHHMAMLCGFGAAAVNPYMAFESIEDMVDRGVIAGISSDQAKANYVKAAGKGVLKVMSKMGISTLASYTGAQLFQAIGISQDVLDQYFVGLSCPVGGIDLDDIAADVATRHSLAYLDRPDERAHRELEVGGEYQWRREGEYHLFNPDTVFKLQHSTRTGQYSIFKEYTALVDDQSERMASLRGLLKFRSGDEAVRQPISIDEVEPASEIVKRFSTGAMSYGSISAEAHETLAIAMNRLGGRSNSGEGGESVHRFEPDENGDLRRSAIKQVASGRFGVTSHYLTNCSDIQIKMAQGAKPGEGGQLPGHKVYPWVAEVRHSTPGVGLISPPPHHDIYSIEDLAQLIHDLKNANPAARVHVKLVSENGVGTVAAGVSKAHADVVLISGHDGGTGATPLTSQKHAGAPWELGLAETQQTLLLNGLRDRIVVQVDGQLKTGRDVVVAALLGAEEFGFATAPLVVAGCIMMRVCHLDTCPVGVATQNPVLRQRFNAKPEFVENFFMFIAEEVRELMAQLGFRTVTEMVGQVGALDTTQAAEHWKAHKLDLTPVLYEPESAFMNQDLYCSSRQDHGLDKALDQQLIVQSRDALDKGTPVRFSTKITNVNRTVGTMLGHEVTKVYGGQGLPDGTIDINFDGSAGNSFGAFVPKGITLRVYGDANDYVGKGLSGGRIVVRPADEAPAGFAAEDNIIAGNVVLFGATSGEAFLRGQVGERFAVRNSGAHAVVEGVGDHGCEYMTGGKVVILGPTGRNFAAGMSGGVAYVYDPAGVLGENLNTEMVELEALEASDVEWLQGILTAHVDATDSAVGQRVLSDWDNELKHFVKVMPRDYKRVLAAIAEAEQAGVNVDEAIMAAANG; encoded by the coding sequence ATGGCGCCCAGCAAGGTCGGGCTGTACAACCCCGCGTACGAACATGATGCGTGCGGTGTGGCAATGGTGGCGGACATCCATGGTCGCCGGAGCCGCGACATCGTGGACAAGGCGATCACAGCACTGGTGAACCTGGAGCACCGCGGTGCCCAGGGCGCAGAGCCGAACACCGGCGACGGCGCAGGCATCCTGCTGCAGGTTCCAGATGCGTTCCTGCGCGAGGTGTGCAAGGAACAGGGCTTCGATCTTCCGTCCGAGGGAAGCTACGCCACCGGCATCGCCTTCCTGCCGCAGTCGTCGCGTGACGCGTCCACGGCCGCCGAGGCCGTGGAGAAGATCGTCGAGGCCGAGGGCCTGAAGGTGCTGGGCTGGCGTCCGGTGCCGACCGACGACTCGTCGTTGGGCGCGCTGGCGCGCGACGCCATGCCGACGTTCCGGCAGCTGTTCATCGGCGGCGCCTCCGGCATGGACCTGGAGCGCAAGGCGTACGTCGTGCGCAAGCGCGCCGAGCACGAGTTGGGCACCAAGGGACCGGGCCAGGACGGCCCAGGGCGCGAGACGGTGTACTTCCCGAGCCTGTCCGGTCAGACCTTCGTCTACAAGGGCATGCTGACCACCCCGCAGCTCAAGGCGTTCTACCTGGACCTGCAGGACGAGCGGATGACCAGCGCGCTGGGCATCGTGCACTCCCGCTTCTCCACCAACACGTTCCCGTCCTGGCCGCTGGCCCACCCGTTCCGGCGGATCGCCCACAACGGCGAGATCAACACCGTCACCGGTAACGAGAACTGGATGCGCGCCCGTGAGGCGCTGATCCGCACCGATGTGTTCGGCACCGACGGGCTCGACAAGATCGTGCCGGTCTGTACCCCTGGCGCATCGGACACCGCACGTTTCGACGAGGTGCTCGAGCTGCTGCACCTCGGTGGCCGCAGCCTGCCGCACGCCGTGCTGATGATGATCCCCGAGGCGTGGGAACGCCACGAGTCCATGGATCCCGCCCGCCGCGCTTTCTACGAATTCCACGACTCGCTGATGGAGCCCTGGGACGGACCCGCCTCGGTGTGCTTCACCGACGGCACCGTCATCGGCGCCGTGCTTGACCGCAACGGCCTGCGCCCCTCCCGCATCTGGGTGACCGACGACGGTCTGGTCGTGATGGCGTCCGAAGCCGGCGTGCTGCCGCTCGACCCGTCCACCGTCGTCAAGAAGCTGCGGCTGCAGCCCGGCCGGATGTTCCTGGTGGACACCGCCCAGGGCCGCATCGTCTCCGACGAGGAGATCAAGGCTCAGCTGGCCAGTGAGCAGCCCTACCAGGAGTGGATCGAGGCGGGCCTGTTCCCCCTCGACGAGCTGCCGCCGGGTGACTACGTCCGGATGCCGCACCACCGCGTGGTGTTGCGCCAGCAGATCTTCGGCTACACCTACGAGGAGCTGAACCTGCTGGTGGCGCCCATGGCGCGCACCGGCGCCGAGGCCCTGGGTTCGATGGGCACCGACACCCCGGTCGCCATCCTCTCGGCCCGGCCGCGGATGCTGTTCGACTATTTCCAGCAGCTGTTCGCCCAGGTCACCAACCCGCCGCTGGACGCCATCCGCGAAGAGGTGGTCACCAGCCTGCAGGGCGTGATCGGGCCCGAGGGCGACCTGCTCAATCCTGGTCCCGAATCGTGCCGGCAGATCGTGCTCTCGCAGCCGATCCTGCGCAACGCCGACCTGTCCAAGCTGATCTGCGTCGACCCCGACCACGAGGTCCGGGGCCACAAGCACGGCATGCGTGCCGCAGTGATCCGCTGCCTGTACCCGGTCAACCGGGGCGGCCAGGGACTCAAAGAGGCGCTGGACAACGTCCGCGCCAAGGTCTCGGAGGCGATCCGCGAGGGCGCCCGCATCATCGTGTTGTCCGACCGTGAATCCAACGAGACCATGGCGCCGATCCCGTCGCTGCTGTCCGTGGCCGCGGTGCACCACCACCTGGTCCGCGAGCGCACCCGCACCAAGGTCGGCCTCGTGGTCGAGGCCGGTGACGCCCGCGAGGTGCACCACATGGCCATGCTGTGCGGCTTCGGTGCCGCCGCGGTCAACCCGTACATGGCCTTCGAGTCGATCGAGGACATGGTCGACCGCGGTGTGATCGCCGGAATCAGCAGCGATCAAGCCAAGGCCAACTACGTCAAGGCCGCGGGCAAGGGCGTGCTGAAGGTGATGTCCAAGATGGGCATTTCCACCTTGGCCTCCTACACCGGTGCGCAGTTGTTCCAGGCCATCGGCATCTCCCAGGACGTGCTCGACCAGTACTTCGTCGGGCTGAGCTGCCCGGTGGGCGGCATCGACCTCGACGACATCGCCGCCGACGTCGCCACCCGCCACTCACTGGCCTACCTGGACCGTCCCGACGAGCGCGCGCATCGCGAGCTCGAGGTCGGCGGTGAGTACCAGTGGCGTCGCGAGGGTGAGTACCACCTGTTCAACCCGGACACGGTGTTCAAGCTCCAGCATTCAACGCGTACCGGCCAGTACTCGATCTTCAAGGAGTACACCGCGTTGGTCGACGACCAGAGTGAGCGGATGGCCTCACTGCGCGGCCTGCTGAAGTTCCGCAGTGGCGACGAGGCTGTGCGCCAGCCCATCTCGATCGACGAGGTGGAACCCGCCTCCGAGATCGTCAAGCGGTTCTCCACCGGCGCCATGAGCTACGGCTCGATCTCGGCCGAGGCGCACGAGACTCTGGCCATCGCGATGAATCGCCTTGGCGGGCGGTCGAATTCGGGTGAGGGCGGCGAGAGCGTGCACCGCTTCGAGCCCGACGAGAACGGCGACTTGCGTCGCAGCGCCATCAAGCAGGTGGCCTCCGGTCGGTTCGGGGTGACCAGCCACTACCTGACCAACTGCTCTGACATCCAGATCAAGATGGCCCAGGGTGCGAAACCTGGTGAGGGCGGCCAGCTTCCGGGGCACAAGGTGTACCCGTGGGTGGCCGAGGTGCGGCACTCGACCCCGGGTGTCGGCCTGATCTCGCCGCCGCCGCACCACGACATCTACTCGATCGAGGATCTGGCACAGCTGATCCACGACCTGAAGAATGCCAACCCGGCCGCGCGTGTGCACGTGAAGCTGGTTTCGGAAAATGGTGTGGGAACGGTCGCCGCCGGTGTCTCGAAGGCGCACGCCGACGTGGTGCTGATCTCCGGCCACGACGGCGGTACCGGTGCCACCCCGCTGACGTCGCAGAAGCACGCGGGCGCCCCGTGGGAGCTCGGGCTCGCCGAGACCCAGCAGACCCTGCTGCTCAACGGCCTGCGTGACCGCATCGTGGTCCAGGTCGACGGTCAGCTCAAGACCGGCCGCGACGTGGTGGTCGCCGCCCTGCTGGGCGCCGAGGAGTTCGGCTTCGCCACCGCCCCACTGGTCGTGGCGGGCTGCATCATGATGCGCGTCTGCCATCTCGACACCTGCCCGGTGGGTGTGGCCACCCAGAACCCGGTACTGCGGCAGCGATTCAACGCCAAGCCCGAGTTCGTCGAGAACTTCTTCATGTTCATCGCCGAAGAAGTCCGTGAGCTCATGGCGCAGTTGGGCTTCCGCACCGTCACCGAGATGGTCGGACAGGTCGGCGCGCTGGACACCACCCAGGCCGCCGAGCACTGGAAGGCCCACAAGCTGGACCTGACGCCCGTGCTGTACGAGCCCGAGTCGGCGTTCATGAACCAGGATCTGTACTGCAGCTCGCGTCAGGACCATGGTCTGGACAAGGCGCTGGATCAGCAGTTGATCGTCCAGAGCCGCGACGCCCTGGACAAGGGCACTCCGGTCCGTTTCTCCACCAAGATCACCAACGTCAACCGCACGGTCGGCACCATGCTCGGCCATGAGGTGACCAAGGTCTATGGCGGGCAGGGGCTTCCGGACGGCACCATCGACATCAACTTCGACGGGTCGGCCGGCAACAGCTTCGGCGCGTTCGTGCCCAAGGGCATCACGCTGCGCGTCTACGGTGACGCCAACGACTATGTCGGCAAGGGCCTGTCCGGCGGCCGGATCGTGGTCCGCCCCGCCGACGAAGCACCGGCAGGTTTTGCCGCCGAGGACAACATCATCGCCGGCAACGTGGTGCTCTTCGGCGCCACCAGCGGCGAGGCGTTTCTGCGCGGCCAGGTCGGCGAGCGGTTCGCGGTCCGTAACTCCGGCGCCCACGCGGTCGTCGAAGGTGTCGGTGACCATGGTTGCGAATACATGACCGGTGGCAAGGTCGTCATCCTCGGGCCCACCGGCCGCAACTTCGCGGCGGGTATGTCCGGCGGTGTCGCCTATGTTTACGACCCGGCGGGTGTGCTGGGCGAGAACCTGAACACCGAGATGGTGGAGCTGGAAGCCTTGGAGGCCTCTGACGTCGAGTGGCTGCAGGGCATTCTCACCGCCCACGTCGATGCAACTGATTCGGCTGTGGGACAACGGGTCCTATCTGATTGGGATAACGAGTTGAAGCACTTTGTGAAGGTCATGCCGCGCGATTACAAGCGCGTGCTGGCTGCGATCGCCGAGGCCGAGCAGGCCGGCGTGAACGTGGACGAGGCGATCATGGCGGCGGCCAATGGCTGA
- a CDS encoding heavy metal translocating P-type ATPase: MTTPEHAMHEHEHTGHAGHAGHGGHVAQFRKLFWVMAALAVPTVALSPMFAMLLGYSIPDFPGAHWVSPVLGTLMYVWGGRPFLAGAVSEMRSRAPGMMLLIGLAITVAFVASWGASLGVLHHELDFWWELALLIVIMLLGHWIEMRSLAQTTSALDSLAALLPDEAERVDGDGDAERVVTVAPADLRVGDLVIVRPGGSVPVDGAITDGAADMDESMVTGESRTVRRGVGDDVVAGTVATDSGLRIRVTAVGDDTALAGIQRLVGEAMNSSSRAQRLADRAAGWLFWFALGSAVLTALAWTLLGEPDQAVVRTITVLVIACPHALGLAIPLVVSIATERAARGGVLIKDRLALETMRTVRAVLFDKTGTLTRGEPTVTAMAATDRPENDVLALAAAAEADSEHPLARAIVDAARRRNLDVSAASDFSSSPAIGVSALVGGRRVQVGGPALLDQVGKPSLPDSARWDGATVLHVLVDGEVAGALALADEIRPESRQAVDALHDLGVEVVMITGDAAPVASAVASELGIDRVFAGVRPEDKAAKVAELQGEGLTVAMVGDGVNDAPALAAADVGIAIGAGTDVAIASAGVILASSDPRSVLSVIELSRQSYRKMKQNLWWAAGYNLISVPLAAGVAAPLGFVMPMSVGAILMSASTVVVALNAQSLRRLDLRPETGVRSVAQVSGR, encoded by the coding sequence ATGACCACGCCCGAACATGCGATGCACGAGCACGAACACACCGGTCACGCGGGGCATGCCGGCCACGGGGGCCACGTCGCCCAGTTCCGGAAGCTGTTCTGGGTCATGGCGGCGCTGGCCGTGCCGACCGTGGCTCTGTCACCGATGTTCGCGATGCTTCTCGGCTACTCGATCCCGGATTTCCCCGGCGCGCACTGGGTCTCGCCGGTGCTCGGTACCTTGATGTACGTCTGGGGCGGCCGACCGTTCCTGGCCGGTGCGGTCAGCGAAATGCGTTCGCGTGCACCGGGAATGATGCTGCTGATCGGATTGGCGATCACCGTCGCCTTCGTCGCTTCCTGGGGCGCGAGTCTCGGTGTGCTGCACCACGAATTGGACTTCTGGTGGGAGCTCGCGCTGCTGATCGTGATCATGCTGCTGGGGCACTGGATCGAGATGCGGTCACTGGCCCAGACCACCTCCGCCCTGGACTCGCTGGCCGCGCTGCTGCCCGACGAGGCCGAGCGCGTCGACGGTGACGGCGACGCCGAGCGGGTGGTCACCGTGGCCCCGGCGGATCTCCGGGTCGGCGACCTGGTGATAGTCCGGCCAGGAGGCAGCGTGCCGGTTGACGGCGCGATCACCGACGGTGCGGCCGACATGGACGAGTCGATGGTCACCGGAGAGTCGCGCACAGTGCGACGGGGCGTGGGCGACGACGTGGTCGCGGGCACCGTCGCCACGGACTCCGGGCTACGGATCCGGGTGACGGCCGTCGGCGACGACACCGCTCTGGCCGGCATCCAGCGGTTGGTCGGCGAGGCGATGAACTCTTCGTCGCGGGCACAGCGGCTGGCCGACCGGGCTGCGGGCTGGCTGTTCTGGTTCGCCCTGGGATCGGCGGTGCTGACGGCGCTGGCATGGACGCTGCTCGGTGAACCTGATCAGGCGGTCGTTCGCACCATCACGGTGCTGGTCATCGCGTGCCCGCACGCCCTCGGCCTGGCCATCCCGCTGGTGGTGTCCATCGCGACCGAGCGGGCGGCCCGCGGTGGCGTGCTGATCAAGGACCGGTTGGCGCTGGAAACCATGCGCACCGTCCGGGCAGTGCTGTTCGACAAGACCGGCACCCTGACCAGGGGGGAGCCGACGGTTACCGCCATGGCGGCTACCGACCGCCCGGAAAACGATGTGCTGGCGCTGGCAGCAGCCGCCGAGGCCGACTCCGAACACCCACTGGCCCGCGCCATCGTCGACGCGGCCCGGCGGCGCAACCTCGATGTATCGGCAGCGAGCGACTTCAGTTCCTCACCCGCGATCGGTGTCAGTGCCCTGGTCGGTGGTCGTCGGGTGCAGGTCGGCGGGCCCGCGCTGCTCGACCAGGTCGGGAAACCCTCCCTGCCGGACAGCGCGCGGTGGGACGGCGCCACCGTGTTGCACGTGCTGGTCGACGGGGAAGTGGCCGGCGCACTGGCGCTGGCCGACGAGATCCGGCCGGAATCCCGTCAGGCCGTCGATGCGCTGCACGATCTGGGTGTCGAAGTGGTGATGATCACTGGCGATGCTGCTCCGGTGGCCTCCGCGGTGGCCTCGGAGCTGGGTATCGACCGGGTGTTCGCTGGTGTGCGGCCCGAGGACAAGGCCGCCAAGGTCGCCGAGCTCCAGGGCGAGGGCCTGACCGTGGCCATGGTCGGTGACGGTGTCAACGATGCGCCGGCGCTGGCTGCGGCCGACGTCGGCATCGCCATCGGCGCGGGCACCGACGTCGCCATCGCCTCGGCAGGCGTCATCCTGGCCAGCTCCGATCCGCGATCGGTGCTCTCGGTGATCGAGCTGTCCCGGCAGTCTTATCGGAAGATGAAGCAGAACCTTTGGTGGGCAGCGGGTTACAACCTGATCTCGGTCCCGTTGGCCGCCGGGGTGGCCGCTCCGCTGGGCTTTGTAATGCCGATGTCGGTCGGCGCGATATTGATGTCAGCGTCGACAGTCGTCGTGGCACTCAACGCGCAGTCGCTTCGTCGTCTCGACCTACGGCCCGAGACGGGCGTGCGCAGCGTCGCACAGGTCTCGGGACGTTGA
- a CDS encoding PaaI family thioesterase: protein MHYPLNTPLGRMGIQTLEESPDRCVASSPVGGLLNPLTRVPTIAPLAMLVDHIGGLINHLRRNDDEWTVSSELAIELTPHAIDLVTATPEVPVVATARPFGPKGTASLGLCELTHGGQLVGTATVRSFHIHAPGHIIEWPTGSTEGAPPAALEDRMSVQIAETGGGAAVLRQLRDPVINNSIGVVHGGVSAAALELVGSAALGDGAGEPWRTASLRVNYLRQFRGGDESRYEARTLRVGRSSGAVDAQAIGDDGAVALVARLTAYR from the coding sequence ATGCACTATCCGCTGAATACCCCGTTGGGCCGCATGGGCATACAAACCCTTGAGGAGAGCCCGGACCGCTGCGTGGCCTCCAGCCCCGTGGGCGGCCTGCTCAATCCCCTGACGCGGGTGCCGACCATCGCTCCGCTGGCGATGCTGGTCGATCACATCGGCGGCCTGATCAACCACCTCCGCCGCAACGACGACGAGTGGACCGTGTCCAGCGAGCTGGCCATCGAGCTCACCCCGCATGCGATAGACCTGGTCACGGCCACACCGGAGGTTCCGGTGGTAGCGACCGCCCGGCCGTTCGGCCCGAAGGGGACCGCGTCGTTGGGACTCTGCGAGCTGACCCACGGAGGCCAGTTGGTGGGGACGGCGACGGTGCGGTCCTTCCACATCCACGCGCCGGGACACATCATCGAGTGGCCCACCGGCTCCACCGAGGGCGCGCCACCCGCAGCGCTCGAAGACCGAATGTCGGTCCAGATTGCCGAGACCGGTGGCGGCGCCGCGGTATTGCGGCAACTACGGGACCCGGTTATCAACAACAGCATCGGCGTCGTGCACGGCGGGGTGTCGGCGGCGGCACTGGAACTCGTCGGCTCTGCGGCACTGGGTGACGGCGCCGGCGAGCCCTGGAGGACGGCTTCGCTGCGGGTCAATTACCTGCGTCAGTTCCGTGGCGGTGACGAATCACGTTACGAGGCACGCACATTACGGGTCGGACGCAGCTCCGGGGCGGTCGATGCGCAAGCCATCGGCGATGACGGGGCGGTGGCGCTGGTGGCCAGGCTGACCGCATACCGCTGA
- the aqpZ gene encoding aquaporin Z: protein MNRPTMAHRLAAEFIGTFWLVLGGCGSAVFAAKVISDGISVGIGFLGVALAFGLTVLTGVYAFGTISGGHFNPAVTLGAALARRVEWAALVPYWISQVIGGLLAGLVIYVIASGKDGWSATGNMAANGYGEHSPGGYSLAAVLLAEVILTAVFLLVILGSTDDRAPKGFAGLAIGLTLTLIHLVAIPISNTSVNPARSTAVAFFNGNGAPAQLWAFWLAPLVGAAIAGLAYPFLFGVAEELAERPVREDALDRQDGR, encoded by the coding sequence ATGAACAGACCCACAATGGCACATCGATTGGCAGCCGAATTCATCGGAACGTTCTGGCTGGTCCTGGGCGGTTGCGGTAGCGCGGTCTTCGCCGCGAAGGTTATCTCCGACGGCATCTCGGTGGGAATCGGATTCCTCGGAGTCGCTCTCGCGTTTGGCCTGACAGTGCTGACCGGCGTGTATGCGTTCGGCACCATCTCCGGCGGGCATTTCAATCCGGCGGTCACGCTCGGCGCCGCGTTGGCCCGCCGCGTCGAATGGGCCGCCCTTGTGCCCTACTGGATTTCGCAAGTCATCGGCGGTCTGCTGGCCGGCCTGGTGATCTACGTGATCGCCAGCGGCAAGGACGGTTGGTCCGCCACCGGCAACATGGCCGCCAACGGCTACGGTGAGCACTCCCCCGGCGGGTATTCACTGGCCGCGGTGCTACTCGCCGAGGTGATCCTCACCGCGGTGTTCCTGCTGGTCATCCTCGGTTCGACCGATGACCGCGCGCCGAAGGGCTTCGCGGGTCTGGCGATCGGGCTCACCCTCACGCTGATCCACCTCGTCGCGATCCCGATCTCCAACACCTCGGTCAACCCGGCCCGCTCCACGGCAGTCGCCTTCTTCAACGGCAACGGTGCGCCCGCGCAACTCTGGGCGTTCTGGCTCGCGCCGCTGGTCGGCGCGGCAATCGCCGGTCTGGCCTATCCGTTCCTGTTCGGTGTGGCCGAGGAGCTGGCCGAACGCCCGGTGCGCGAGGATGCGCTGGACCGGCAGGATGGCCGCTAG
- a CDS encoding hydrolase encodes MPTWICTGCGVEHPDSTVAPAESCVLTSEVVSIEERGDLPPHGSWTTLAALAADPHETEYVDHGRGVHSLRRVPRFAIGHRSFLVQTAHGNLLWDSPSYLDDDILGLVHRLGGVAAVATSHPHMFGAQLSWSRAFGGVPVYVNALDAEWLPAPDPHIQLWTDETEPLAGVRLIHVGGHMRGSSVALTRDGTLLVGDTISGGLARNWVSFQRNFPKHVPLSAAVVQRIVNRLDAYHYDRLYTLGGDEIDSGAKDVVHRSADTHIRWVSGEFDHLT; translated from the coding sequence ATGCCTACCTGGATATGCACCGGATGTGGTGTGGAACATCCGGATTCCACTGTCGCGCCGGCGGAAAGTTGTGTGCTGACGTCCGAGGTCGTCTCGATCGAGGAGCGTGGTGACCTTCCGCCGCACGGCAGTTGGACCACGCTCGCGGCATTGGCCGCGGACCCGCACGAAACTGAATATGTCGACCACGGGCGCGGAGTGCACAGCCTGCGCAGGGTGCCTAGGTTCGCCATCGGGCACCGGTCGTTCCTGGTGCAGACCGCGCACGGAAATCTGCTGTGGGATTCGCCGAGCTACCTGGACGACGACATCCTCGGCCTGGTTCACCGCCTCGGCGGCGTCGCGGCGGTGGCGACGAGCCATCCGCACATGTTCGGTGCGCAATTGAGCTGGAGCCGGGCGTTCGGGGGCGTGCCGGTCTATGTGAACGCCCTCGATGCCGAGTGGCTACCGGCTCCCGATCCGCACATCCAGTTGTGGACCGACGAGACCGAACCGCTGGCCGGGGTGCGGCTGATCCACGTCGGTGGCCACATGCGGGGCAGTTCGGTGGCGCTCACGCGCGACGGCACCCTGCTGGTCGGCGACACCATCTCCGGTGGGCTCGCCAGGAACTGGGTGTCGTTCCAGCGAAACTTCCCCAAGCATGTCCCGTTGTCGGCTGCGGTGGTGCAACGGATCGTGAATCGGCTCGATGCGTACCACTACGACCGGCTCTACACCCTTGGCGGCGACGAGATAGACAGCGGCGCCAAGGATGTAGTGCACCGATCAGCTGATACCCATATCCGTTGGGTCAGTGGTGAATTCGACCACCTCACCTGA
- a CDS encoding Dps family protein, with the protein MTAFTIPGLTDKQGAEVAKLLQKQLSTYNDLHLTLKHVHWNVVGPNFIGVHEMIDPQVELVRGYADEVAERIAALGKSPKGTPGAIVADRTWDDYSVGRDNVQAHLAALDLVYNGVIEDIRKAIAKLEDLDLVSQDVLIDHAAELEKFQWFVRAHLESAGGTLAHEGAPTERGAAGKARRKSA; encoded by the coding sequence ATGACCGCGTTCACCATTCCCGGCCTGACCGACAAGCAGGGGGCCGAGGTGGCCAAGCTGCTGCAGAAGCAGCTCAGCACCTACAACGACCTGCACCTGACGCTCAAACACGTCCACTGGAACGTCGTCGGCCCGAACTTCATCGGGGTGCACGAGATGATCGACCCGCAGGTCGAACTGGTCCGGGGCTACGCCGATGAGGTGGCTGAACGGATCGCCGCGCTGGGCAAATCCCCGAAGGGCACTCCGGGCGCGATCGTCGCCGACCGCACCTGGGACGACTACTCCGTCGGACGCGACAACGTGCAGGCCCACCTCGCGGCCCTCGACCTCGTCTACAACGGGGTCATCGAGGACATCCGCAAGGCCATCGCGAAGCTCGAAGATCTCGACTTGGTCTCCCAGGACGTCCTCATCGACCACGCCGCCGAACTGGAGAAGTTCCAGTGGTTCGTGCGGGCGCATCTGGAGAGCGCCGGGGGCACCTTGGCGCACGAGGGCGCACCCACCGAGCGAGGTGCGGCAGGCAAGGCACGCCGCAAGAGCGCGTAA
- a CDS encoding DNA-3-methyladenine glycosylase: MPSISVTFDGPASPGLTLAPWRRSSGNPCQRVGADGAIWRTSLMGGGPVTARITASAPDTVDCEAWGPGSAEFLDGFPALIGADDHAGGFEPVEATIAEAHRRVPHLRLGRSGRVLEALIPAIIEQRVSGMDAWWAWRRLVSKYGAPAPGPAPSGMRVMPSAEVWRRMPSWEFHRANVDPGRARTVVGCAQRADSLERLTAERAGMALRSLPGVGEWTAAETVQRAFGDADAISVGDYHLSTMVGRSLLGRPIDDAAMIELLEPLRPHRQRAVRLLEASGLAHNPRFGARQAIPNLPAL, from the coding sequence GTGCCCTCCATCAGCGTCACGTTCGACGGCCCGGCCAGTCCGGGCTTGACGCTGGCTCCGTGGCGCCGCAGCAGCGGGAACCCCTGCCAGCGGGTCGGTGCCGACGGCGCGATCTGGCGCACCAGCTTGATGGGCGGCGGCCCAGTTACCGCGCGGATCACCGCCTCGGCGCCCGACACGGTGGACTGCGAGGCATGGGGACCCGGCAGTGCGGAATTCCTGGACGGATTTCCGGCTCTGATCGGCGCCGACGACCATGCCGGCGGGTTCGAACCGGTGGAGGCGACGATCGCAGAGGCGCATCGGCGGGTGCCGCACCTGCGGCTCGGACGCAGTGGCCGGGTACTGGAGGCCTTGATACCCGCGATCATCGAGCAGCGGGTCTCGGGTATGGACGCCTGGTGGGCCTGGCGGCGGTTGGTGAGCAAGTACGGGGCGCCAGCCCCCGGGCCCGCCCCGTCCGGAATGCGGGTGATGCCGAGCGCAGAGGTGTGGCGGCGCATGCCGTCGTGGGAATTCCACCGGGCCAATGTGGACCCGGGACGGGCCCGCACGGTCGTCGGGTGCGCCCAGCGCGCTGATTCCCTCGAACGATTGACCGCCGAGCGGGCCGGCATGGCGCTGCGGTCGTTACCCGGGGTCGGGGAGTGGACCGCGGCGGAAACCGTGCAACGCGCATTCGGCGATGCGGATGCGATCTCGGTGGGTGATTACCACCTGTCCACCATGGTGGGACGCAGTCTTCTGGGCCGGCCGATCGACGACGCGGCCATGATCGAACTGCTCGAACCGCTGCGTCCGCACCGACAGCGGGCCGTGCGGTTACTGGAAGCCAGTGGGCTGGCCCACAATCCACGCTTCGGGGCGCGTCAGGCCATCCCGAACCTGCCTGCGTTGTAG
- a CDS encoding DUF427 domain-containing protein, whose translation MTERQVLQPSAAHPITITPTGRRVIVTIGGAIVAQTDDALTLQESTYPAVQYIPRADVVSEALTRSDTTTYCPFKGEANYYHVGGVEDAIWTYEQPYPAVAEIAGHVAFYPDKADVTLA comes from the coding sequence ATGACCGAGCGCCAGGTGCTGCAGCCGAGCGCAGCCCACCCCATCACCATCACTCCGACCGGCCGTCGGGTCATCGTCACCATCGGCGGCGCGATCGTCGCCCAGACCGACGATGCGCTGACCCTCCAGGAATCCACCTACCCGGCGGTGCAGTACATCCCGCGCGCCGATGTGGTGTCGGAGGCCCTGACCCGCAGCGACACGACCACCTACTGTCCTTTCAAGGGCGAGGCGAACTACTACCACGTCGGCGGGGTCGAAGACGCGATCTGGACGTACGAACAGCCGTACCCGGCTGTTGCCGAGATCGCCGGTCACGTGGCGTTCTACCCGGACAAAGCGGACGTCACCCTGGCTTAG